The following are from one region of the Hyphomicrobium album genome:
- a CDS encoding AraC family transcriptional regulator — protein sequence MPFYRVEENDLDFADGVDFAPDDVPRAVVAVGGTMVTKGMELATHAHRKAELILTLRGVVRCEADQGVWIVPPRCALWIPDNVPHSATFAGDVEVYVLLVEPDAAPVLPRQCCTLSISPLLERLLLHVTQIPLLYDVDGADGRIAAVLLDQLSLAPVEKLNFPMPADAKLRKIAAAMMTEPSDRATIDEWARRMAVAPRTLTRALKRETGMSFGRWRQQLHILIALQRLDQGASVQSVALDLGYESASAFVTMFRKALGKPPARYLAERRNAA from the coding sequence ATGCCGTTCTATCGTGTCGAGGAAAACGACCTCGACTTCGCCGATGGTGTCGATTTCGCTCCAGACGACGTGCCGCGCGCCGTCGTCGCCGTCGGCGGCACCATGGTTACGAAAGGCATGGAGCTGGCCACGCACGCACACCGGAAAGCCGAGCTTATTCTGACCTTGCGGGGCGTCGTCAGGTGCGAAGCCGACCAAGGCGTCTGGATCGTGCCGCCGCGCTGCGCATTATGGATTCCCGACAATGTTCCCCACAGCGCGACCTTCGCCGGAGACGTCGAGGTCTACGTCCTGTTGGTCGAACCGGATGCGGCGCCGGTGCTGCCCAGGCAATGCTGCACGCTGTCGATCTCGCCGTTGCTGGAACGTCTGCTGCTGCACGTCACCCAGATTCCGCTCCTCTACGATGTCGATGGCGCCGACGGCCGCATCGCCGCTGTTCTGCTCGACCAACTATCCCTGGCGCCGGTCGAGAAGCTCAACTTCCCGATGCCGGCCGACGCCAAGCTGCGCAAGATCGCCGCCGCGATGATGACCGAACCCTCCGACCGCGCGACGATCGACGAGTGGGCCCGGCGAATGGCCGTCGCTCCGCGGACCTTGACCCGCGCGCTGAAACGCGAGACCGGCATGAGCTTCGGCCGCTGGCGCCAGCAGCTCCACATCCTCATTGCGCTGCAGCGTCTCGACCAGGGGGCGTCGGTGCAGAGCGTGGCGCTCGATCTCGGTTACGAGAGCGCGAGCGCCTTCGTCACCATGTTCCGCAAAGCCCTGGGCAAGCCGCCCGCCCGTTATCTGGCGGAACGCCGGAACGCCGCGTGA
- the hisF gene encoding imidazole glycerol phosphate synthase subunit HisF, which produces MLKTRVIPCLDVKDGRVVKGVNFVDLIDAGDPVESAAAYDAAGADELCFLDITASHENRDNIFHVVEQTAERCFMPLTVGGGVRTVEDIGRLLNAGADKVSINTAAVKNRQFVKEASEKFGAQCIVVAIDAKRVSQVDEPNRWEIFTHGGRTPTGIDAVQFAKDVTALGAGEILLTSMDRDGTKAGFDLELTRAVSDAVTIPVIASGGVGNLDHLVEGITQGHASAVLAASIFHFGTHSISEAKRYMAEAGIAVRPAG; this is translated from the coding sequence ATGCTGAAAACCCGCGTCATCCCCTGCCTCGACGTTAAAGACGGCCGCGTCGTCAAAGGCGTCAATTTCGTCGACCTGATCGATGCCGGCGACCCGGTCGAGTCGGCTGCCGCCTACGACGCCGCCGGGGCCGATGAATTGTGCTTCCTCGACATCACGGCGAGCCACGAGAACCGTGACAACATCTTCCACGTCGTCGAGCAGACGGCCGAGCGCTGCTTCATGCCGCTCACCGTCGGCGGCGGCGTGCGCACGGTGGAGGACATCGGCCGTCTGCTCAACGCCGGCGCCGACAAGGTGTCGATCAACACCGCGGCGGTGAAGAACCGGCAGTTCGTCAAGGAGGCGTCGGAGAAGTTCGGCGCCCAGTGCATCGTCGTCGCCATCGACGCCAAGCGCGTCTCCCAGGTCGACGAGCCGAACCGGTGGGAGATCTTCACGCACGGCGGTCGCACGCCGACTGGCATCGATGCCGTGCAATTCGCCAAGGACGTGACTGCGCTCGGCGCCGGCGAGATCCTGCTCACGTCGATGGACCGCGACGGCACCAAGGCCGGCTTCGACCTCGAGCTGACGCGCGCTGTCTCCGACGCCGTCACCATTCCGGTCATCGCCTCGGGCGGCGTCGGCAATCTCGATCATCTCGTCGAGGGCATCACGCAGGGCCACGCGAGCGCCGTGCTCGCCGCGTCGATCTTCCATTTCGGGACGCACTCGATCTCGGAAGCCAAGCGCTACATGGCGGAAGCCGGCATCGCCGTGAGGCCCGCCGGCTAA
- a CDS encoding O-methyltransferase, translating to MDSISSGAVAEVLQRLHQEAEATDAPLMQTHMSEGTNLDDVIGQFIEAETKDLKAVYEGLAGNFLAVSPEFGRFLYMCARSCRAKRIVEFGSSMGISAIYLAAALRDMGGGRLIGTELEPSKAERAQANVAAAELADLVEIRVGDARETLQPGVGGDIDMVMLDGAFTLYLPILKLLEPHLRPGAVIIGENAFEQACGYIEYVRDPQNGYLSLPLPFNPSRGNELTVRTK from the coding sequence ATGGATTCAATCAGCAGCGGCGCGGTCGCGGAGGTTCTTCAGCGCCTCCATCAGGAAGCGGAAGCGACCGACGCGCCGCTGATGCAGACCCACATGAGCGAGGGGACCAATCTCGACGATGTGATCGGCCAGTTCATCGAAGCAGAGACCAAGGATTTGAAAGCGGTCTATGAGGGCCTCGCCGGCAATTTCCTGGCGGTTTCGCCGGAGTTCGGGCGATTCCTCTACATGTGCGCCCGCAGCTGCCGAGCCAAGCGCATTGTCGAGTTCGGCTCCTCGATGGGAATTTCCGCCATCTACCTGGCGGCTGCGTTGCGCGACATGGGCGGTGGGCGCCTGATCGGGACCGAGCTCGAGCCTAGCAAGGCCGAGCGGGCACAGGCGAACGTCGCCGCCGCCGAGCTGGCCGATCTGGTCGAGATCCGTGTCGGCGATGCGCGGGAAACGCTCCAACCCGGCGTCGGCGGCGACATCGACATGGTGATGCTCGACGGCGCCTTCACCCTCTACCTTCCCATCCTCAAGCTGCTCGAGCCGCACCTGAGGCCCGGCGCGGTGATCATCGGCGAGAACGCGTTCGAGCAAGCGTGCGGCTACATCGAGTACGTGCGCGATCCGCAAAACGGGTATCTCTCGCTGCCACTGCCGTTCAATCCCAGCCGCGGCAACGAACTCACGGTGAGGACCAAGTGA